One genomic segment of [Phormidium] sp. ETS-05 includes these proteins:
- the glyA gene encoding serine hydroxymethyltransferase, giving the protein MTQTNLDVLATTDPAVSGLIARELQRQRDHLELIASENFASAAVLAAQGSVLTNKYAEGLPGKRYYGGCEFIDDIEQLAIDRVKQIFGAAHANVQPHSGAQANFAVFLALLEPGDTIMGMDLSHGGHLTHGSPVNVSGKWFQVKHYGVSQETEQLDYDQILALAKQHQPKMIICGYSAYPRVIDFEKFRSIADEVGAYLMADIAHIAGLVATGHHPNPIAHCHVVTTTTHKTLRGPRGGLIMTADPELGKKFDKAVFPGTQGGPLEHVIAAKAVAFGEALKPEFKAYSGQVIANARAMAARLVARGFKLVSGGTDNHLMLVDLRSIGMTGKAADKLLSEVNITANKNTVPFDPESPFVTSGLRLGSPAMTSRGMGTAEFEEIADIISDRLLNPADDKSAQNCRDRVASLCQRFPLYSNDSGQNTSFQSISEPALVS; this is encoded by the coding sequence GTGACTCAGACTAATTTAGACGTACTTGCTACCACTGACCCCGCAGTATCTGGATTGATTGCCCGGGAACTGCAACGCCAGAGAGACCACCTAGAACTGATTGCCAGTGAAAACTTTGCCTCGGCGGCGGTGCTGGCAGCTCAAGGCTCAGTGTTGACTAACAAGTATGCAGAAGGTTTGCCCGGAAAGCGCTACTATGGCGGTTGCGAGTTTATTGATGACATTGAGCAACTGGCGATCGACCGGGTAAAACAAATCTTCGGCGCTGCTCATGCCAATGTCCAACCTCATTCCGGCGCTCAAGCTAATTTTGCCGTATTTCTCGCGCTCCTAGAACCCGGGGACACGATTATGGGGATGGACCTGTCCCACGGCGGACACCTCACCCACGGTTCGCCGGTGAATGTCTCGGGCAAGTGGTTCCAAGTGAAGCATTACGGTGTCAGTCAGGAAACCGAACAGCTAGACTACGACCAGATTTTGGCTTTGGCGAAGCAGCATCAGCCAAAAATGATTATCTGCGGCTATTCCGCTTATCCCCGCGTCATCGATTTTGAGAAATTCCGCAGCATCGCTGACGAAGTGGGTGCCTATTTGATGGCGGATATCGCCCATATCGCTGGTTTGGTGGCGACGGGACACCACCCCAACCCGATCGCTCACTGTCATGTAGTCACTACCACCACCCATAAAACTCTGCGTGGACCTCGTGGGGGGCTGATTATGACGGCGGACCCGGAATTGGGCAAGAAGTTTGATAAGGCAGTGTTTCCCGGCACCCAGGGGGGTCCGTTAGAACATGTGATCGCGGCGAAGGCGGTGGCTTTTGGGGAAGCTCTCAAGCCAGAGTTTAAGGCTTATTCGGGTCAGGTGATTGCTAATGCCCGGGCGATGGCGGCTCGGTTGGTGGCGCGGGGATTTAAGCTGGTATCCGGGGGAACAGATAATCATTTGATGCTGGTGGATTTGCGCAGCATTGGCATGACGGGGAAAGCTGCTGATAAACTGCTCTCAGAAGTGAACATTACGGCGAATAAAAATACGGTGCCTTTTGATCCGGAGTCGCCTTTTGTCACTAGCGGTCTGCGTTTGGGGTCTCCGGCGATGACGAGTCGGGGAATGGGGACGGCGGAATTTGAGGAAATTGCTGATATTATTAGCGATCGGCTTCTCAATCCCGCTGACGATAAGTCGGCGCAAAACTGCCGCGATCGGGTAGCATCCCTTTGCCAGCGCTTCCCCTTATACAGCAATGACTCTGGCCAAAATACTTCTTTCCAGAGCATATCTGAGCCCGCCTTGGTGAGCTAA
- a CDS encoding glycosyltransferase family 4 protein, translating into MPYHLYHLAAFTVSALVVLATTPVVKHVGIKSGRVDLPGKRKVHSQPMVRLGGVSIFLGSVIALLIVWTLGGFGVLPPHKEYEIWGVTIGGLAFFLIGLTDDLFGLSPFVRLFVQTVVAGLAWKVGVQIDFITIPFVGLVNFPDWIGFPVTVVWLVGMTNAINWIDGLDGLAAGVSGIAAVVMLIVSLFMNQPGAALIAAALAGGTLAFLRYNFNPAQIFMGDGGSYYLGFTLAGVGAIGLVKTTAVTAVVLPYIILAVPILDMSAVILDRLRNGKSPFAADKRHLHHRLLAAGLSHRLTVLFIYSLTLWVGSLALAFAGIPSGLTFALGATVLLTYTTWKVREHASRQS; encoded by the coding sequence ATGCCTTACCATCTGTACCACCTCGCTGCCTTTACCGTCTCCGCCCTTGTAGTTCTCGCGACCACCCCAGTCGTGAAACATGTTGGCATCAAAAGTGGCCGTGTCGATCTGCCGGGAAAACGCAAAGTACACAGCCAACCGATGGTGCGTCTGGGAGGAGTATCGATATTTTTGGGCAGTGTTATTGCCTTGTTGATTGTCTGGACTCTGGGCGGCTTCGGCGTTTTGCCCCCGCATAAAGAGTACGAGATTTGGGGCGTCACCATTGGCGGTTTGGCCTTCTTCCTGATTGGTTTAACTGATGACCTGTTCGGCTTGTCCCCATTTGTGCGGCTATTCGTGCAAACTGTGGTGGCTGGTCTAGCTTGGAAAGTGGGGGTGCAAATCGACTTCATCACGATTCCCTTTGTGGGATTGGTGAATTTCCCGGACTGGATTGGGTTCCCCGTTACCGTGGTGTGGCTGGTGGGGATGACTAATGCCATCAACTGGATTGACGGTTTAGACGGTTTAGCTGCAGGGGTTTCCGGTATCGCCGCCGTGGTGATGCTGATTGTGAGTCTGTTTATGAACCAACCCGGTGCGGCTTTAATTGCCGCTGCTTTGGCTGGGGGGACTCTAGCATTCCTGCGCTATAATTTCAACCCCGCTCAGATTTTTATGGGAGATGGCGGCTCTTATTATCTGGGATTCACTTTGGCGGGGGTGGGGGCGATCGGCTTGGTGAAAACCACCGCCGTCACCGCCGTGGTTCTGCCTTACATCATCTTGGCAGTGCCGATTTTGGATATGTCCGCCGTGATTTTAGACCGCCTGCGCAATGGCAAATCGCCTTTTGCCGCTGACAAGCGACATTTACACCATCGCTTGCTCGCTGCAGGTCTATCCCACCGGTTGACGGTGTTGTTTATTTACTCTTTGACTCTCTGGGTGGGGAGTTTGGCTTTGGCTTTTGCGGGAATACCCAGTGGTTTAACTTTCGCCCTGGGTGCTACGGTGTTGCTCACCTACACCACTTGGAAAGTGAGAGAACACGCCAGTAGGCAGTCATAG
- a CDS encoding competence/damage-inducible protein A has product MTAEIICVGTELLLGEILNSNSQFLALQLAELGIPHYYQTVVGDNPERIHRVLEIAIARSSSILIFTGGLGPTPDDLTHETLAQFFGVPLVEQPEVIADIERKYAARGREMTPSNRKQGFIPAGAQILPNPSGTAPGIVWQAQPNLTILTFPGVPAEMHLMWQQTAIPYLKSQGWGSSIIYSKTLRFWGIAESALAEKVRPLFDLTNPTVAPYASKGEVRLRVSAKTASPEAATAIIEPVAAKIRAIAGADYFGADEDTLASVVGQLLRDRGQTLAVAESCTGGGLGQMITAISGSSDYFLGGVIAYHNSVKMSSLGVNQQSLVTMGAVSAEVAQQMAAGVRQSLGANWGLSITGIAGPGGGSEEKPVGLVYIGLAGPHGEAVAFEHRFGSMRGRDWVRHLSACTALDTLRRKMLSIA; this is encoded by the coding sequence ATGACTGCCGAAATTATTTGCGTGGGTACAGAGTTGCTGTTGGGGGAAATCCTCAACAGCAACTCTCAGTTTTTGGCGCTGCAACTGGCTGAGTTAGGGATTCCTCACTACTATCAAACGGTGGTGGGGGATAACCCGGAGCGGATTCATCGGGTTTTGGAAATCGCGATCGCCCGTTCTTCATCTATCCTCATCTTTACTGGCGGTCTCGGTCCGACCCCAGACGACCTGACTCACGAAACCCTCGCCCAGTTTTTTGGCGTTCCACTGGTGGAACAGCCAGAAGTCATCGCCGATATCGAGCGCAAGTACGCTGCCCGAGGGCGCGAAATGACTCCGAGCAACCGCAAGCAGGGTTTTATCCCCGCCGGTGCCCAAATTTTGCCTAATCCTTCTGGGACAGCTCCCGGTATTGTTTGGCAGGCGCAACCAAATCTAACTATCCTCACTTTTCCTGGTGTCCCTGCGGAAATGCACCTGATGTGGCAACAAACTGCCATCCCTTATTTGAAAAGTCAAGGCTGGGGCAGCTCCATTATCTACAGCAAGACTTTAAGGTTTTGGGGCATTGCTGAGTCAGCTTTAGCGGAGAAGGTTCGCCCCTTGTTTGACCTGACTAACCCCACGGTGGCTCCCTACGCTAGTAAGGGTGAGGTGCGGTTGCGGGTTTCGGCCAAAACAGCCTCTCCCGAAGCTGCTACAGCTATTATCGAGCCGGTGGCGGCGAAAATTCGGGCGATCGCTGGTGCGGACTATTTTGGTGCGGATGAGGATACTTTGGCTTCTGTGGTGGGGCAGTTGCTGCGCGATCGGGGCCAAACCCTAGCGGTGGCGGAATCTTGCACTGGTGGCGGTTTGGGCCAGATGATAACGGCAATTTCTGGCAGTTCTGATTATTTCTTGGGTGGGGTGATTGCTTACCACAATTCGGTAAAAATGTCAAGTCTCGGAGTTAACCAGCAATCTCTCGTAACTATGGGGGCCGTGAGCGCAGAAGTAGCGCAGCAAATGGCGGCGGGGGTACGTCAGAGTTTGGGCGCCAATTGGGGCCTAAGCATCACAGGGATCGCCGGACCCGGCGGAGGAAGCGAAGAGAAACCAGTGGGATTGGTTTATATCGGGTTAGCTGGACCCCATGGTGAGGCTGTAGCTTTTGAGCATCGATTTGGGTCCATGCGGGGCCGGGATTGGGTGCGCCATTTGAGCGCTTGCACCGCCTTGGATACCCTGCGGCGAAAAATGTTAAGCATTGCTTAA
- the aroQ gene encoding type II 3-dehydroquinate dehydratase → MNPTAVVSPDMAPVGQLDELSILILHGPNLNFLGRREPGVYGLATLDDINRSLEKAAENLRVQVSALQSNHEGVLVDAIQAAWGTHQGILINPGAYTHTSVAIRDAIAAVNIPTVEVHLSNIYRREEFRHHSYIAPVAIGQISGFGADSYRLGLEALAHHLRHLP, encoded by the coding sequence ATGAACCCAACCGCCGTCGTTAGTCCAGATATGGCTCCTGTAGGGCAACTGGACGAGTTAAGCATCCTCATCCTGCACGGGCCAAACCTAAATTTTTTGGGTCGGAGAGAACCAGGGGTTTATGGTTTGGCTACTTTAGATGATATCAACCGCTCGCTAGAGAAGGCGGCTGAAAATTTGCGCGTGCAGGTGTCGGCGTTACAGTCTAATCACGAAGGTGTGCTGGTTGATGCAATTCAGGCAGCTTGGGGAACGCATCAGGGAATTTTGATTAACCCTGGTGCTTATACCCATACCAGTGTAGCGATTAGAGATGCGATCGCAGCGGTGAATATCCCCACGGTGGAAGTCCACCTCAGCAATATCTATCGGCGGGAGGAGTTCCGCCACCACTCCTATATCGCACCCGTGGCGATCGGCCAAATTAGCGGTTTCGGCGCCGATAGCTACCGTCTCGGTTTAGAAGCATTGGCCCACCACCTGCGTCATCTCCCTTGA
- a CDS encoding Uma2 family endonuclease, translating into MIAEIEKRHYTPEEYLALEETAEFKSEYHDGEIIPMTGGTTNHNQIAGNFYAYCKLAMKQQNYKIFIGDVRLGLPRFRRYVYPDLMIIEGKPVYDGSGQTTVTNPLVIIEVLSPSTVNYDKGNKFYFYRSIPEFREYILIDQYQYHVEQYAKTAENKWLLTEYDGQEAVLAMTAVNLEIPLLDLYEGVEFEVGDELPAS; encoded by the coding sequence ATGATAGCTGAAATCGAAAAACGCCACTACACCCCAGAAGAATATCTGGCTCTAGAAGAAACGGCGGAGTTTAAAAGCGAGTATCACGACGGAGAAATCATCCCTATGACGGGCGGCACTACTAACCACAATCAGATTGCCGGTAATTTTTACGCTTATTGTAAGTTGGCTATGAAGCAGCAAAATTACAAGATATTTATTGGTGATGTGCGGTTGGGACTGCCCCGTTTTCGCCGATATGTCTATCCCGACTTGATGATAATTGAGGGGAAACCGGTTTATGATGGTTCTGGCCAAACCACCGTCACTAATCCCTTGGTGATTATTGAGGTACTGTCACCATCAACGGTGAATTATGATAAAGGGAATAAATTTTATTTTTATCGCTCAATTCCAGAATTTCGGGAATATATTCTGATTGACCAATATCAATATCACGTGGAGCAGTATGCTAAAACGGCGGAAAATAAATGGCTCTTGACTGAGTATGACGGGCAAGAGGCAGTATTGGCGATGACGGCGGTTAATTTAGAAATTCCCCTGCTGGATTTGTATGAAGGCGTGGAATTTGAGGTGGGGGATGAATTACCAGCTAGCTAG
- a CDS encoding CAP domain-containing protein yields the protein MSTTDDLLAQAGYLTEFDKQVIAEVNKARQNPAAYAEVLAAMRPSYNGQEGVAALDEAIAFLRAASPLPPLQPSPGMSMAATDHVNDTGPKGIVSHDGTDGSSIRERIDRYGDGGGYAGENISYGMNSPQDVAAQLIIDDGVPSRGHRENIFNPQYQFIGVDTGSHAQYQTMTVLNFAGQYTEDASVTPVQPPPIGDPIPEPIGLTLQPPEPPVPVSPPRGEVMPEFRRQNWAGITEPANQSFVFADFSTGNDAMELTPETSRQNPGGVRAFDGDDLIVGSIDRDIVNGNRGNDSIQGGEGDDYLRGGQDNDSIEGNGGNDIVNGNKGEDIVDGGAGDDLVRGGQGNDLLIGGDGDDVLIGDFGTDSLTGGAGADKFIIRADTAAGQTNVNLADRITDFGTGDEIVIVGNQEQIQLVASGSDTVIQLSGGDIVALVANVTPENLPGSILAAFGGDGGMTIG from the coding sequence ATGAGTACAACCGATGATTTGCTCGCCCAAGCGGGTTATCTGACGGAATTTGACAAACAAGTGATTGCCGAGGTGAATAAGGCTCGGCAAAATCCGGCGGCTTATGCCGAGGTTTTGGCAGCTATGCGCCCATCTTACAATGGGCAAGAAGGAGTGGCCGCACTGGATGAAGCGATCGCCTTTCTCCGAGCCGCCAGTCCTCTCCCACCCCTGCAACCCTCACCAGGGATGTCAATGGCGGCGACGGATCACGTCAATGATACTGGCCCGAAAGGCATCGTCAGTCACGATGGCACCGATGGGAGTAGTATTCGCGAAAGAATCGATCGCTACGGCGACGGGGGTGGTTACGCCGGAGAAAACATCAGCTATGGTATGAACTCCCCGCAAGATGTAGCAGCTCAGCTCATTATCGATGATGGGGTTCCCTCTCGTGGCCATCGGGAGAATATTTTTAACCCGCAATATCAGTTTATTGGTGTGGATACTGGCTCTCACGCTCAGTATCAGACGATGACGGTCCTCAATTTTGCTGGACAGTACACAGAAGATGCCAGCGTCACTCCTGTGCAGCCACCACCAATAGGAGACCCGATACCAGAACCGATAGGACTGACACTGCAGCCACCCGAACCCCCAGTTCCAGTATCGCCGCCACGGGGAGAGGTGATGCCAGAATTCCGCCGCCAGAATTGGGCGGGGATAACGGAACCGGCAAATCAGTCTTTTGTATTTGCGGATTTTTCCACGGGGAATGATGCGATGGAGCTAACCCCGGAAACCAGCCGCCAAAACCCCGGAGGAGTGCGGGCTTTTGATGGGGATGATTTGATTGTGGGGTCGATCGATCGGGATATCGTCAACGGCAACCGAGGCAACGATAGTATCCAGGGTGGGGAGGGGGATGATTACCTGCGTGGCGGTCAAGATAATGACTCGATCGAGGGTAATGGTGGGAATGATATTGTCAACGGCAATAAGGGTGAGGATATCGTAGATGGCGGCGCCGGTGATGATTTGGTGCGCGGCGGTCAGGGGAATGATTTGTTAATTGGCGGTGATGGGGATGATGTGTTAATTGGGGATTTTGGTACTGATAGCCTCACCGGGGGCGCTGGTGCCGATAAGTTTATCATCCGCGCCGATACGGCGGCTGGCCAAACTAATGTCAATTTAGCCGACCGGATTACCGATTTTGGCACTGGCGATGAAATTGTGATTGTGGGCAACCAAGAACAGATTCAGTTAGTCGCCAGTGGTAGTGATACGGTGATTCAGTTGAGCGGCGGCGATATTGTGGCATTGGTGGCAAATGTGACGCCGGAGAATTTGCCGGGGTCAATTTTGGCTGCCTTTGGTGGCGATGGCGGGATGACGATCGGTTAA
- a CDS encoding calcium-binding protein — protein sequence MAGLTGTEVDDLLEGTEAADEIFGLVGNDVVIGSDGDDLLSGNQGNDRLFGGPGEDTIYGGQDNDLIQAGEDEDLIFGDRSPDRIWGDGGDDTIFGGLGSDILYGNTGTDELYGNQSDDTIYGGQNNDTLWGGTGNDFLSGDLDNDLLFGDQGTNTLVGGSGRDIFFCKRNLATLPLKPPILSTTSPKAKISSA from the coding sequence ATGGCAGGTCTGACAGGGACAGAAGTGGATGATTTATTGGAGGGGACGGAAGCGGCAGACGAGATTTTCGGACTGGTGGGCAATGATGTAGTTATTGGCTCCGATGGGGATGACTTGCTCAGTGGCAACCAGGGGAACGATCGCCTATTTGGCGGTCCCGGTGAAGATACCATTTATGGGGGACAAGACAACGATTTAATCCAGGCTGGGGAAGATGAGGACTTGATTTTTGGCGATCGTTCCCCCGATCGCATCTGGGGAGATGGCGGCGATGATACCATCTTTGGTGGCTTAGGCAGCGATATCTTATATGGCAACACCGGTACTGATGAACTCTATGGCAACCAAAGTGACGATACCATCTATGGCGGCCAAAATAACGATACCCTCTGGGGAGGCACTGGTAACGACTTCCTCTCCGGCGACTTAGACAATGATTTGCTGTTTGGCGACCAAGGCACAAACACCCTCGTCGGTGGTTCTGGTCGGGATATCTTTTTTTGCAAAAGAAATTTGGCAACCCTACCGCTGAAACCGCCAATATTATCAACGACTTCACCAAAGGCGAAGATATCATCGGCTTAG
- a CDS encoding Calx-beta domain-containing protein, whose translation MQKKFGNPTAETANIINDFTKGEDIIGLEQDLTFGELNISQGVGEFQNDTVIRDKNTGIFFAILKNVTSSTLTASDFGSNLTDSDIDDITDDDNNPANDPPTFNFAQGNYNYNEGTGGPFVSVTVNRSGDTSTIVTVDYNSKDGTAKAGADYDRVSGSLVFNPGETSDSFLVPIRDDLIYEGEEFFNIELISTFGGARLGELSTAFVTILDDEAFPAPSFKQSNFTVGEASGNATITLTLNNISDVPLVVNYATSDGTATAGNDYQATSGSLQFLPGQQELTFTVPIINDTTGEPNETINLSLTSSSGGDSLNTATLTITDDDGGAPAIQSQNRLPNFAIVESTWEAVATPSNLGADVAPLVAVTPDSDLSLVIGNLSFD comes from the coding sequence TTGCAAAAGAAATTTGGCAACCCTACCGCTGAAACCGCCAATATTATCAACGACTTCACCAAAGGCGAAGATATCATCGGCTTAGAACAAGACCTCACCTTTGGGGAATTGAATATTTCTCAAGGTGTGGGGGAATTTCAAAACGACACGGTAATCAGGGATAAAAATACCGGCATTTTCTTTGCTATCTTAAAAAATGTCACGAGCAGCACTCTCACCGCCTCAGATTTCGGCAGTAATCTCACTGATAGCGATATTGACGACATTACCGATGATGACAATAACCCAGCAAATGACCCGCCCACATTCAATTTTGCCCAGGGAAACTACAACTATAACGAAGGTACTGGCGGGCCATTTGTCTCGGTGACGGTTAATCGCTCTGGCGATACCAGCACGATCGTCACTGTAGATTACAACAGTAAAGATGGCACTGCTAAAGCTGGGGCAGACTACGATCGAGTCAGTGGCTCCCTGGTGTTCAACCCCGGAGAAACCAGCGACTCTTTCCTCGTTCCCATCCGGGACGACCTCATCTATGAAGGAGAAGAATTTTTCAATATAGAGCTGATTAGCACTTTTGGCGGCGCTCGTCTCGGAGAACTCAGTACCGCTTTCGTCACCATCCTAGATGATGAAGCCTTTCCCGCTCCCAGCTTCAAACAATCGAACTTCACCGTTGGCGAAGCCAGTGGGAACGCCACAATTACTCTCACCCTCAACAACATCAGCGATGTGCCCCTGGTGGTTAACTATGCCACCAGCGATGGCACCGCCACGGCGGGAAATGACTACCAGGCGACATCCGGGAGCCTACAATTCCTCCCCGGTCAGCAGGAACTAACCTTTACCGTCCCTATAATCAACGACACTACCGGAGAGCCTAACGAAACCATTAATCTTAGCCTGACCAGCTCGAGCGGTGGCGATAGCTTAAATACAGCGACTCTGACAATTACTGATGATGATGGTGGCGCCCCAGCAATACAGTCTCAAAATCGCCTGCCGAACTTTGCGATCGTCGAGTCCACCTGGGAAGCTGTCGCCACCCCAAGTAACTTGGGGGCTGACGTTGCTCCCCTTGTGGCTGTAACACCAGATAGTGATTTGTCATTGGTCATTGGCAATTTATCATTTGATTAA
- the rpsD gene encoding 30S ribosomal protein S4, whose amino-acid sequence MSRYRGPRLRIVRRLGDLPGLTRKNAKRAYPPGQHGQTRKKRSEYAIRLEEKQKLRFNYGLSERQMLRYVLKARRTTGSTGQILLELLEMRLDNTVFRMGMAPTIPGARQLVNHGHITVNGRTVNVPSYNCRPGDTIAVRDREKSRKLVEANLQSPGLAHLPSHLEFDKDKFTGKVNGKIEREWVALQVNELLVVEYYSRQV is encoded by the coding sequence ATGTCACGGTATCGAGGTCCACGCCTAAGAATTGTCCGCCGTTTGGGTGACTTGCCCGGTTTGACTCGGAAAAATGCGAAACGGGCTTATCCTCCTGGTCAGCATGGGCAGACCCGGAAGAAGCGATCGGAATATGCCATCCGGTTGGAAGAAAAGCAGAAACTGCGTTTCAACTACGGTTTGAGCGAAAGGCAAATGCTGCGCTATGTGCTAAAAGCTCGGCGCACTACTGGTTCTACCGGTCAAATTCTCCTGGAATTGCTGGAGATGCGCCTGGATAACACGGTATTTCGGATGGGGATGGCGCCGACGATTCCTGGGGCTCGCCAGTTGGTCAACCACGGTCACATCACCGTTAACGGTCGTACTGTGAATGTCCCCAGCTACAATTGCCGTCCTGGAGATACGATCGCCGTTAGAGACCGGGAAAAATCCCGCAAATTGGTGGAAGCCAACTTGCAGTCTCCCGGTTTGGCTCACCTACCGAGCCACTTGGAGTTTGACAAAGACAAATTCACGGGCAAGGTGAACGGCAAAATCGAGCGGGAATGGGTTGCCTTGCAAGTTAACGAACTCCTGGTGGTTGAGTATTACTCGCGGCAAGTCTGA
- the moaA gene encoding GTP 3',8-cyclase MoaA: MNKIDYLRISLIDRCNFRCLYCMPEDAELSYILQQNLLEDEELLTLVRRVFIPVGFRRFRLTGGEPLIRPGVVELVRSLAAMPLVEDIALSTNGFLLADMAQDLYDAGLRRVNISLDSLNPDTYDMLIGTKGRSRWQQVWEGILAAHRVGFDPLKLNVVVIPGVNDSEVLDLASLTIERKWHVRFIEFMPIGNHQLFENSGWVPSAELRRQIRERWGLVESAVKGSGPADVFQIPGAMGTLGFISQMSECFCDRCNRMRLSADGWLRPCLLNETGQLDLKTALRTGADFAFLQEQVRQLIALKPEVNYKQRDSGTLSGSYNRTMSQIGG, encoded by the coding sequence GTGAATAAAATCGATTACCTGCGGATCAGCTTGATAGACCGCTGTAACTTTCGCTGCCTGTACTGTATGCCGGAAGATGCGGAGCTGAGTTACATCTTACAGCAGAATTTGCTGGAAGATGAGGAACTGCTGACTTTGGTGAGGAGAGTCTTTATTCCGGTGGGGTTCCGGCGGTTTCGGCTGACGGGGGGGGAACCGCTGATCCGTCCGGGGGTGGTGGAGTTAGTCCGATCGCTCGCCGCTATGCCGTTGGTAGAGGATATCGCCTTGAGTACCAACGGCTTTTTGCTAGCCGACATGGCTCAAGACCTCTATGATGCTGGCTTGCGGCGGGTTAACATTAGCCTCGACTCCCTAAACCCCGATACCTATGATATGCTCATCGGCACTAAGGGGCGCAGCCGCTGGCAGCAGGTATGGGAGGGGATTTTAGCGGCGCATAGGGTAGGCTTTGACCCCCTGAAATTGAACGTGGTGGTAATTCCAGGGGTGAATGACTCGGAAGTGCTGGACTTAGCCAGTTTGACCATTGAGCGCAAATGGCACGTGCGGTTTATTGAATTTATGCCGATCGGCAACCATCAACTATTTGAAAATAGCGGCTGGGTGCCCTCCGCCGAACTGCGGCGACAGATTCGGGAGCGGTGGGGTTTAGTAGAATCCGCAGTTAAAGGTAGCGGTCCGGCGGACGTATTCCAAATTCCCGGAGCAATGGGGACTCTGGGGTTTATCTCCCAGATGTCCGAGTGCTTCTGCGATCGCTGCAACCGGATGCGCCTGAGTGCTGATGGCTGGTTACGTCCCTGTCTGCTCAATGAAACCGGACAACTTGACCTCAAAACCGCCCTCCGCACCGGCGCCGATTTTGCCTTTTTACAAGAACAAGTCCGCCAGTTAATCGCCCTTAAACCAGAAGTAAACTATAAACAGCGGGATTCCGGCACTCTCTCCGGCTCCTACAACCGTACCATGTCTCAAATTGGTGGCTGA